The Kribbella amoyensis genomic sequence GCCACGGCGATGTCAGTCTCGACAACGTGCTGATCACCGATCGCGGCCTCGCTCTGCACGACTTCGACCTGTCCGCGCCGGGGTATCAGGCCGCCGACTTCTGCGGGGTCGCGTCGACGCCGCACTGGCCCGCGTTCCTCGACGGCTACTGCGAACGGCGGAGCGTCGCCGAGGCCGACCTCGCCGCGATCCCCTACCTGACCGTCGTCGGCTCGATCTCGAACCTGCGGTTCCACCTGGTCGACAAGCCGTTGATCGGCGGCACCGAGTCCCGGTCCGAAGGCTGGGCGGCCGGCGAGCTCACCACACTGCACCGAGCCGCCGAGCAACTGCTCTGACCGTCACGCCCCGCTCGCGCTGCCGAGGAGCGAGTCGGCGACGGCCAACGCGGTACCGATCGGGATCGCGTACCCGGAGATGTCAGGCGTCCCGCTGGAAGCGGCCGTGGTCATGCCGACCACCTCGCCGTCCGCGTCGAGCAACGCGCCGCCCGAGTCGCCGGAGATGACGTCCGCATCCACCTCGATCAGCCCGCCGAGCGATTCGGTGGCGCCGTCCTCGCCGTTCACGGTGATGGCCTGACCGGTCGCGGTCACGGTCCCGGGCGACGCGGTGAGCGAGCCGCCGTCGCCCCCGGCGTCCCCGACCGCGGTGACCTCGTCGCCGGTGGCAACGGTCGGGTCGGTGGTGACCACGTCAAGGTCGTCGGCGCCGACGAGCTGGAGTACGGCGACGTCGTGGGCCGAGTCGGTCCCGACGACGCGGGCCGTGTACGTCGCGTCGGTGGTGGCGACGGTGACCTCGATCGAGCCGGCGCCCTCGATCACATGGTTGTTGGTGAGCACGATCCCGTCCTCGTCGATCACCATCCCGGTGCCGGCCGCGGTCCCGGATCCGTCCGCCAGCGTGCTCGCGACCAGGACGAGCCCGTTCTCCTGGTCCTCGGGCGCCGTGGTGGTGTCGAGGGCCTGCGTACCCAGTGAGTACCAGCCGGGGCCGCGGCCGTACCCGGGAACGCCCCAAGGGCCCTGTGGGTACTGGGGAAAGCTCGGGTCGGTCGCCGTCCGGCCCGGCGCGTACGCGGTCACCGCGGGAAGCGCCGCGGCCGGGAGGACGGTGGCGAAGGAGAGCGCCAGCGTCGCGGCGGTGACGGCCGCGACTCGGCGGCGGGCGGGACCCGGGCTCCACAGGCTGGTCCGGGTGGTCGGTCGGCTGGTGTGGGAGTTCATCGGTCTACCTCCGGGTCGGCTCGTTGTACTTCGACCCTGCGGCCCGAACCTGGGAGAACCCTGGGCACCGGCCGGGAGCACGGTGGGAGCCCGCATTCACAGCTTTCCCCCAGCTTGCGGCCAGGAAGTCCCAGGCATCGCCGCCCACGCTGGAACCATGGACCAGCAGGCGATCAGCCGGCTCGAGTCCGTCCCGGCCGGGACCGCGAACCGGACCGTGGACCTGCCCGGGCTCGGTGCGTACCGGGTCAGCGCCTCGACCGTCGGCACCACCACGGTCATCACCGGCCTGCCGACCCGGGATCTCGACAACACCCTGGCGAGCCTGGTCGGATGGAAGGTGACGTTCAGCGCGCTGGGAGTCGCCGCGGCAGGTGGGGTCGCCGTTCTCGTCGTTCGTCGTCAGCTGCGGCCGCTGCGGCAGGTCGCGCAGACCGCTCGTTCGGTGGCCGGGCTGCCGTTGGCCACGGGCCGGATCGGCCGGACCGCGCGCGTGCCCGACAACCTCGCCGACGAACGATCCGAGGTCGGTCAGGTCGCGCTCGCCCTGAACACGTTGCTCGGCCACAGGGAACAAGCCCTGGACGCGCGGCACCGCAGCGAGACCCAGGTCCGCCAGTTCGTCGCGGACGCCTCGCACGAGCTGCGGACCCCGCTCACCACCATCCACGGGTACGCCGAGCTCAGTCTCCGGCAGCCGGACCAGCTTCCGCCGGCGATGGGCAAGGTGTTGTCGGAGGCCACCAGGATGGCGTCACTCGTCGAGGACCTGCTCCTGCTGGCCCGCCTCGACGCCGGTCGGCCGCTGGACCGTCGCGCCGTCGACCTGACCCGGCTGGCGACCGACTCGGTGGCCGACGCGCGGATCGTCGGCCCCGAGCACCGCTGGGCGTTGACCGTCCCGGCCGAACCGATCCTCGTCCTCGGCGACGAACAACGGCTCCACCAGGTCGTCACCAATCTGCTGACCAACGCCCGCCGGCACACCCCACCCGGGACCACCGTGACGGCCGTACCCGCGACTCCGGCGGCTCCGGCCTCGGGCTCTCGCTGGCCCAGTCGATCACCGAGGCCCACGGCGGTGCCATCGTCGTCAGCTCCCACCCCGGCGACACCCGCTTCACCCTCGCCCTACCGCGCTGACCTCCAGCAAAGGGGCCGCTGGCAACCACCAGCGGCCCCTTCCGACGTCGGTCAGACGGTCAGCGCCTTCTCGGCCTGGGCGGCGAGGGCAGTGGCGCGGTCGTCGTCCGAGGCGCCGTCGGCGATCAGGACGGCGTACCGGAACGTCAGGGTGGCGCCTGGCTCGAACGGCAGTTCCTCGGAGAAGAACGGGGCCGGGCAGACGGCCGCGAAGTTCTCCGAGCGGACGAACCACTGCGGCGGATGCCGTGGGTTGTCACCGGCATCGACGATGAGCACGGTGGACGCGCGGTCGGTCGAGTCGTGCTTGCCGGAGAACCCCATCCACGGCGCCTTCTGGCCCCGCAACTCGTCACCACCACTGCCTTGTGGAGCGAGGATCGTGCCGCCGGTGAAGGACCGCGGACCCCGCCAGAAGAACCCGCCGTACCCCGCGTTCTCCCGGCCCGCCGTCGTCGGGCTGCCGATCTGCACGGTCTCGGGCGACACGTTCCGCGTCGTGGTGCGGTAGACCAGCACCCACCCGTCCTCGACCAGCCGCGCCTCGAGGACGCGCTCCTCGTCGGCCACGTGCGCTCCGGCCTGGGTGTGCCAGGCCAGCTCGTGCCCGAACCGGACCACGTCGTCGGCGACGTCGAGCTGAGTGATCCGCTCGTGGTCCATCGAGCCGTTGTTGTCGAGCTGGCGGTACCCCGTCTCCAGCGAGAAGGTCCGGCCACCCCAGAAGTTGTCGTGACCGAAGTGCGGCAACGACCAGGCGAGACCCTTGTGCCAGACGTGGTCGTGCGGCCGGAACACCGTGACCAGGTCCCCGCTCACCGTGCGCATCGGGTGCAGGTACGGCCGGGGTGCCTCCAGCTGCGCGTCGGTCGGTTCGTAGACGTAGGTGAACAGCTCGGTCTCACCGGCGGTGACCTGGATCGACTTGCCGACGGCGTGGTTGCAGCCGAGGGACAACGTCATGACGGGGAGTTCCTCTCGTTGGTGGCCCACGGTGCGCCGATCTCGCCGAACAGGGCCAGGTCCTCCGTCGCCTGGCTGACCCACTTGCTGACGTCCTGCACCATCGGGTGCCGATCCAGGCCCTCGCCCTCCCAGCGGACCAGGGCCGGATCGATCGCGGCCGGTGGCGGTGAGGTCCGGATCGCTTCGAGGATCCCGGTGAACCCGCCCGTCTCGGCCAGCGGCGCGAGGAGGGGTACGGACGGGTCCGCCCGGTGATCGAGGAGGTTCCCGAGCAGGTCCTCGCGGTCGTACTGCGTGATCGTGGTGTCGCCGTCGACGGTGAGCTCGATCTGGTCCAGCCGGTACCGCAGGACCGCTCGACCCTGCGAACCGTGCACGATCACCGCCGGCTCGAAGTCGGGCACCTCCGCACAGAGCGAGACCGCGGTGAGCAGCGTCGTCCCCCGGCTGGTCCGGATCCGCACCGTGGACGTGTCGTCGGACTCGACCGGGTTCGCGCGGTAGAGCTCGGTCTCCACCGACACGATCTGGTCGGACCGGCCGGATCCGTCCACCAGCAAGGCGGTCGCGGACGCGTGCGCGAACGCGTTGGTGACCGCGCCGTCGACGACCGCGATGCCGTCGAGCATCCGCTTCCCGGCCCAGCGGGACCGCTGCCAGTACCGGTCGGTCCGGATCCAGGCGCCGACGGCACCGATGCCGCGGACCTCGCCGAGCCGGCCGTCCGCGACCCAGCTCGCCAGCGTGTGCGCGGCCGCGGATCCGTGGCTCTGGAAGCCGACCTGGCAGATCCGGCCGGTCTCGGTCACGACCGCGGACAGCTGCTCGAACTCGGCCAGCGAAGCAGCCGGCGGCTTCTCCAGCAGCACGTCGGCCCCGGCCCGCAACGCGAGCTCGGCCAACGGGACATGGGTGTGAATCGGCGTGCTGATCACGGCCACGTCGATCACCTGGGCCGCGAGCAACGCGCTCAGGTCGTCGTACGTCGGGGTGCCGGGCGGCAGGTCGTCGGCCGCCGGCGGATTCGGGTCCGCGATGGCGACCAGCTGGACCCGGCCGTCGGCGGCGTACTCGGTGACGCGGCGCAGGTGGTTCGCGCCGTAGCCGTGGACGCCGATCAGGGCGACCCGCGGTACGCCGGTGGGAGTGGAGGTGGACGCGGAGGAGGCCGCGGCCTCCGGCTGGACGCCGGAAGCCGCGGCTCGGGACCCGGTGCCGCTCACCGGGAATCAGTTGCCAGAAGCAACGTCACGGTCTACTTCAGCTCCCCGTTGAGTTCGTCGATGAACGCCTGCGCCGCCTGGTCTGGCTTCATCCGGCCGAACATCACCTCGGTGGTGTAGCGCTGGATGATCTTCTCGACCTGGCCACCACCGACCGGCGGTGGCGGGGACGGCTTGCCGAGCTCCTTCGCGATGCCCTGGACGAAGGTCTGCGAGGCGGCGTCGGCCGGCTGCAGCTTGCTCGCCACGGCGGCGCGGATCTCGGTGTTCGGCGGGACGCCCCGCTCGGCCAGCAGCAGGTTGCCCGCGGCCGGGCTGTTCGCCAGATAGCTGACGAACTCCGCCGCCTCCTTCTGGTGCTTGCTCCGCGACGAGATCGACCAGAACATCGAGCCCTTGTAGTAGGCGCCGTTCTCGGTCGCCTTACCGGTGACGCTGGGCAGCCGGAGCAGCTTGAGCTGCTGGCCGGCCGCCTTGCTCAGCGCGTTGAGCTGGTTGCTCCAGGCGTACGACATGGCCAGCTTGCCGGTCGCCATCCCGGACTGGTCCAGCGGCGCGTTCATGTCCTGCGAGGTGAACTCCGCCGACGGCGTCGCCTTCATGTCCCGCAGCTTGAGCAGGTTGGTGTAGAACTCGGTGACGCCCTCCTTGGTGACGCCGAGCTTGCCGTCCTGGGTGAACAGCGACTCGCCGTGCTGGCGGGACCACATGTTCAGGCTGGCGTCGTTGGTGCCGTACGCCGCGGTGCCCCAGCCCTTGCCGTTGAGCTTCTGGCTGATCTCGGCCGAGATCTTCGCGTAGTCGTCCCAGGTCCAGGTGGTGTCGTCCGGGATCGCCACCCCGGCGGCCTTGAAGACGGCCGGGTTCGCCACGATCGTGAACGCGTTGATGCCTGCGTTCAGCCCGTACAGGCCGCCGTCGAACTCGCCGGCGCCCAACGTGTCCGGCTCGAACTTGCCGGTGTCCAGGCCCTCGGCCTTCTTCAGGTCCAGCAGCGCGCCGCGGTCGGCGTACTCGCGCAGGTACTTCTCGTCCATCTGGATGATGTCCGGCGCGTCGTTCGCGGCGACCGTGGTGGCCAGCTTGTCCCAGTACCCGGACCACTCGCCGAACTCGCCCTTGATGTCGACGTTCGGGTGGTCCTTCTCGTACTGGTCGATCACCTGCTGGGTGATCTTGTGCCGCGTGTCGGACCCCCACCAGTTGAACCGGAGGGTGACCTTGCCGTCCGCGGACGCGCCGCCGCCGGAGTCACCCCCACAGGCGCTGGTGGCCAGCAGGGTGGTGGCGACCGCCACCGCGGCGAGGGCCCGCAACGCCTTGCCGGGCGGTGCGGAGATTCGGATCGGCCTCATGGTGAACCTTTCTTGTGGCAGGGGGCCTGCACTACTTGATGCCGGTGGTGGCGATGCCCTTGATCAGGAACCGCTGTCCGAGCAGGAACGCGAGGAAGACCGGCACCAGGGACACGACGGACATCGCGAACAGCGATCCCCAGGACGTGCTCGCGGTGGCGTCGACGAACGACCGCAACGCGACCGGGACGGTGTACATCTTCGGATCGGTCAGGTAGATCAGCTGGCTGAAGAAGTCGTTCCAGGTCCAGATGAACGTGAAGATCGTCGTGGTGGCCAGCGCCGGCACCATCAGCGGCAGGATCACCCGCAGGAAGATGCCGGCCTTGCCGCAGCCGTCGATCCGCGCCGCCTCGTCCAGCTCCCGCGGGATCCCCCGGATGAACTGCACCATCAGGAAGACGAAGAACGCGTCGGTGGCGAGCAGCTTCGGCACCACCAGCGGCAGGAACGTGTTGATCCAGCCCGCCTGCGAGAACAGGATGTACTGCGGCACGATCACCACGTGGATCGGCAGCATGATGGTGACCAGCATGATCGAGAACCAGAACTTCTTCCCGGTGAACTCCAGCCGGGCGAACGCGTAGGCCGCCAT encodes the following:
- a CDS encoding PmoA family protein — protein: MTLSLGCNHAVGKSIQVTAGETELFTYVYEPTDAQLEAPRPYLHPMRTVSGDLVTVFRPHDHVWHKGLAWSLPHFGHDNFWGGRTFSLETGYRQLDNNGSMDHERITQLDVADDVVRFGHELAWHTQAGAHVADEERVLEARLVEDGWVLVYRTTTRNVSPETVQIGSPTTAGRENAGYGGFFWRGPRSFTGGTILAPQGSGGDELRGQKAPWMGFSGKHDSTDRASTVLIVDAGDNPRHPPQWFVRSENFAAVCPAPFFSEELPFEPGATLTFRYAVLIADGASDDDRATALAAQAEKALTV
- a CDS encoding ABC transporter substrate-binding protein; the protein is MRPIRISAPPGKALRALAAVAVATTLLATSACGGDSGGGASADGKVTLRFNWWGSDTRHKITQQVIDQYEKDHPNVDIKGEFGEWSGYWDKLATTVAANDAPDIIQMDEKYLREYADRGALLDLKKAEGLDTGKFEPDTLGAGEFDGGLYGLNAGINAFTIVANPAVFKAAGVAIPDDTTWTWDDYAKISAEISQKLNGKGWGTAAYGTNDASLNMWSRQHGESLFTQDGKLGVTKEGVTEFYTNLLKLRDMKATPSAEFTSQDMNAPLDQSGMATGKLAMSYAWSNQLNALSKAAGQQLKLLRLPSVTGKATENGAYYKGSMFWSISSRSKHQKEAAEFVSYLANSPAAGNLLLAERGVPPNTEIRAAVASKLQPADAASQTFVQGIAKELGKPSPPPPVGGGQVEKIIQRYTTEVMFGRMKPDQAAQAFIDELNGELK
- a CDS encoding S1C family serine protease, producing MNSHTSRPTTRTSLWSPGPARRRVAAVTAATLALSFATVLPAAALPAVTAYAPGRTATDPSFPQYPQGPWGVPGYGRGPGWYSLGTQALDTTTAPEDQENGLVLVASTLADGSGTAAGTGMVIDEDGIVLTNNHVIEGAGSIEVTVATTDATYTARVVGTDSAHDVAVLQLVGADDLDVVTTDPTVATGDEVTAVGDAGGDGGSLTASPGTVTATGQAITVNGEDGATESLGGLIEVDADVISGDSGGALLDADGEVVGMTTAASSGTPDISGYAIPIGTALAVADSLLGSASGA
- a CDS encoding Gfo/Idh/MocA family protein; the encoded protein is MSGTGSRAAASGVQPEAAASSASTSTPTGVPRVALIGVHGYGANHLRRVTEYAADGRVQLVAIADPNPPAADDLPPGTPTYDDLSALLAAQVIDVAVISTPIHTHVPLAELALRAGADVLLEKPPAASLAEFEQLSAVVTETGRICQVGFQSHGSAAAHTLASWVADGRLGEVRGIGAVGAWIRTDRYWQRSRWAGKRMLDGIAVVDGAVTNAFAHASATALLVDGSGRSDQIVSVETELYRANPVESDDTSTVRIRTSRGTTLLTAVSLCAEVPDFEPAVIVHGSQGRAVLRYRLDQIELTVDGDTTITQYDREDLLGNLLDHRADPSVPLLAPLAETGGFTGILEAIRTSPPPAAIDPALVRWEGEGLDRHPMVQDVSKWVSQATEDLALFGEIGAPWATNERNSPS
- a CDS encoding ATP-binding protein, with protein sequence MGVDRPGRTDPRPRRRTTAPPGRHQSADQRPPAHPTRDHRDGRTRDSGGSGLGLSLAQSITEAHGGAIVVSSHPGDTRFTLALPR
- a CDS encoding carbohydrate ABC transporter permease; this encodes MTTETMSRPLTSGGSLSVGWRRIRPVLIHLLLAASALVMLYPVIWMVVSSLRPGDEIFREPGLLVRDLEISNYRVGWNALTEPFTRYLLNSAAVVFGAILGNLVSCSMAAYAFARLEFTGKKFWFSIMLVTIMLPIHVVIVPQYILFSQAGWINTFLPLVVPKLLATDAFFVFLMVQFIRGIPRELDEAARIDGCGKAGIFLRVILPLMVPALATTTIFTFIWTWNDFFSQLIYLTDPKMYTVPVALRSFVDATASTSWGSLFAMSVVSLVPVFLAFLLGQRFLIKGIATTGIK